One window of Nostoc sp. C052 genomic DNA carries:
- the surE gene encoding 5'/3'-nucleotidase SurE yields the protein MTIILTNDDGIDAPGIQALLKAVNGINTIIAAPAEHQSGCGHQVTTTRAINLQRRSETEYAIAGTPADCVRIAITQINADVNFVLSGINAGGNLGVDAYISGTVAAVREAAMHGIPGVAISQYRKAKQSFDWDLAAKLTAEVLADLLKRPLELGSFWNVNLPHLQPGEPDPNLVFCQPCTKPLPVNYRIEGDDFYYVGEYGKRDRTPGSDVDVCFSGNIAVTQLRV from the coding sequence ATGACTATCATACTAACTAACGACGACGGCATTGATGCCCCCGGTATCCAAGCTCTACTCAAAGCTGTAAACGGCATAAATACTATTATCGCGGCTCCTGCCGAGCATCAGTCTGGCTGTGGACATCAAGTTACTACCACTCGTGCTATCAACCTCCAGCGACGTTCTGAGACTGAATATGCGATCGCCGGTACTCCTGCTGATTGTGTGAGAATTGCAATAACACAAATTAACGCAGATGTCAATTTTGTACTTTCAGGTATCAACGCTGGGGGCAATTTAGGAGTCGATGCCTATATTTCTGGCACAGTGGCCGCCGTGCGGGAAGCGGCAATGCACGGTATTCCTGGAGTTGCAATTTCCCAGTATCGCAAAGCCAAGCAGAGTTTTGATTGGGATCTAGCTGCCAAATTGACAGCTGAAGTTTTAGCGGACTTACTCAAGCGTCCTCTAGAACTAGGAAGTTTTTGGAATGTGAACTTGCCGCATCTGCAACCAGGAGAACCCGATCCTAATTTAGTGTTTTGCCAACCCTGTACTAAACCTTTGCCTGTGAACTATCGAATTGAAGGCGATGATTTTTATTATGTAGGGGAATATGGCAAACGCGATCGCACTCCTGGTAGCGATGTGGATGTCTGTTTTTCCGGCAATATCGCGGTGACACAGTTAAGGGTTTGA
- a CDS encoding PAP/fibrillin family protein, whose translation MNNQLLIKEKLQASLENIPTKSNGSPITDLQIDKTLAEEIEQLTTELESVNPNLNPLLYATSLLEGAWQLQYSTAREIRSLVSLPLGLKLGKVYQVIDVANKLFFNLAKVKHPLGLVSGYVKVTASFEPAKEDLELPSNKRINVYFDKRYLSIEKIVGINTPQLNPFKVVPANNPNNRTATLDITYLDENLRIGRGGDGSLFILSKCNDFPDFTSLIKTYST comes from the coding sequence TTGAACAATCAACTTTTAATCAAGGAAAAATTACAAGCCAGCCTTGAGAATATTCCAACTAAGAGCAATGGTTCTCCCATTACCGACTTGCAGATAGACAAAACCTTAGCCGAAGAAATTGAACAATTGACGACAGAACTGGAGAGCGTCAATCCCAATCTTAATCCTCTTCTCTACGCTACCTCTTTACTCGAAGGAGCTTGGCAACTCCAATACTCCACTGCAAGAGAAATCCGTTCTTTAGTTTCCCTCCCATTGGGATTAAAGCTGGGTAAAGTTTATCAAGTGATTGATGTTGCAAATAAATTGTTTTTCAATTTAGCTAAGGTTAAACATCCTCTGGGGCTAGTATCGGGATATGTCAAAGTGACAGCTAGCTTTGAGCCAGCCAAAGAAGACTTAGAGCTTCCATCGAACAAACGCATCAACGTTTATTTTGACAAACGCTACCTATCGATTGAGAAGATTGTCGGCATTAATACCCCTCAACTCAATCCCTTTAAGGTTGTCCCTGCTAATAATCCTAATAATAGAACTGCCACACTAGATATTACTTACTTAGATGAAAACTTAAGAATTGGACGTGGAGGAGATGGAAGTTTATTCATTCTGAGTAAATGCAATGATTTCCCTGACTTCACCTCCTTAATAAAAACCTACTCTACGTAG
- a CDS encoding IS1 family transposase (programmed frameshift), producing the protein MQCPYCGSTEIRKNGKRKGKQNHICTHCNRQFIDVYDQPKGYSEELKQECLKIYLNGMGFRGIERVKGVHHTTIIYWVKQLGDKLPDVPKEDMIPEVAELDELETFIGSKKTKFWLWTAVNHFTQGILAWVLGDHSSETFKPLWEIVEQWKSYFYVTDGWKVYPSFIPDGDQIVSKTYMTRLENENTRLRHYLARLHRKTLCYSKSEQMLRYSIKLLLHYLKYKIVPT; encoded by the exons GTGCAATGTCCATACTGCGGCTCTACGGAAATCAGAAAGAATGGGAAACGTAAAGGTAAACAAAATCACATTTGTACTCATTGCAATCGCCAATTTATTGATGTATACGATCAGCCAAAAGGATATTCAGAAGAACTAAAACAAGAATGCTTAAAAATCTACCTTAACGGCATGGGTTTTCGTGGTATTGAACGAGTTAAAGGCGTACACCATACTACGATCATCTATTGGGTCAAACAACTAGGAGATAAGCTGCCAGATGTACCAAAAGAAGATATGATTCCAGAAGTTGCAGAACTGGATGAATTAGAGACATTCATCGGCTCAAAAAAAACAAAAT TTTGGTTGTGGACAGCAGTAAATCACTTTACTCAAGGTATTTTAGCTTGGGTTTTAGGAGACCATAGTTCTGAAACTTTTAAGCCACTTTGGGAAATTGTTGAACAGTGGAAAAGCTATTTTTATGTGACCGATGGCTGGAAGGTTTACCCAAGTTTTATCCCCGATGGAGACCAAATTGTGAGTAAAACATATATGACACGGCTGGAAAATGAAAATACTCGGTTACGTCATTATCTTGCACGCCTTCACCGCAAAACTTTATGCTATTCCAAATCAGAACAAATGCTGAGATACTCGATTAAATTATTACTTCATTATTTAAAGTATAAAATTGTACCAACATAA
- the nifH gene encoding nitrogenase iron protein, translating to MTDQKIRQIAFYGKGGIGKSTTSQNTLAAMAEMGQRILIVGCDPKADSTRLMLHSKAQTSVLQLAAERGAVEDIELEEVMLTGFRDVRCVESGGPEPGVGCAGRGIITAINFLEENGAYKDVDFVSYDVLGDVVCGGFAMPIREGKAQEIYIVTSGEMMAMYAANNIARGVLKYAHTGGVRLGGLICNSRNVDREIDLIETLAKRLNTQMIHYVPRDNIVQHAELRRMTVNEYAPDSNQSNEYRTLATKIIDNKNLTVPTPIEMEELEELLIEFGILESDENTAMLVGKSATEAPV from the coding sequence ATGACTGACCAAAAGATTAGACAAATAGCTTTCTATGGTAAAGGCGGTATTGGTAAATCTACCACTTCTCAAAACACCCTAGCAGCTATGGCTGAAATGGGTCAACGCATTCTAATTGTCGGTTGTGATCCTAAAGCTGACTCTACCCGTTTGATGCTACATAGTAAGGCTCAAACAAGCGTTCTGCAATTAGCTGCTGAACGCGGCGCTGTAGAAGATATTGAACTCGAAGAAGTAATGCTGACCGGTTTCCGCGATGTACGTTGTGTGGAATCTGGTGGCCCTGAACCTGGTGTAGGTTGTGCTGGTCGTGGTATTATCACCGCTATCAACTTCTTGGAAGAAAATGGTGCTTATAAAGATGTTGATTTTGTAAGTTACGACGTTTTGGGTGACGTTGTGTGCGGCGGTTTTGCTATGCCTATCCGTGAAGGTAAGGCACAAGAAATCTACATCGTTACCTCTGGTGAAATGATGGCGATGTATGCAGCTAACAACATTGCTCGTGGTGTTCTTAAATACGCTCACACAGGCGGCGTGCGCTTGGGTGGTCTAATTTGTAACAGCCGTAACGTTGACCGGGAAATCGATTTAATCGAAACCTTGGCAAAACGTTTGAACACCCAAATGATTCACTACGTACCTCGTGACAACATTGTTCAACACGCAGAATTGCGCCGGATGACTGTTAACGAGTACGCACCTGACAGCAATCAAAGTAACGAATATCGGACATTGGCTACCAAGATTATCGATAACAAGAACCTCACTGTCCCTACCCCCATTGAGATGGAAGAGTTAGAAGAGTTGTTGATTGAATTCGGTATCCTTGAAAGTGACGAAAATACCGCAATGCTGGTTGGTAAGTCTGCTACTGAAGCACCTGTTTAA
- a CDS encoding adenylosuccinate synthase, whose translation MANVIVIGAQWGDEGKGKITDLLSRSADVVVRYQGGVNAGHTIVVKGQTFKLHLIPSGILYPNTDCIIGCGTVIDPQILIAEIDQLKDLNISTDHLLISETAHVTMPYHRLIDQASEERRGSYKIGTTGRGIGPTYADKSERTGIRVLDLMNPDGLREQLEWTINYKNVILEKLYNLPPLDPQEVIEQYLGYAERLRPYVIDTSLKIYDAIQRRRNILFEGAQGTLLDLDHGTYPYVTSSNPVAGGACVGAGVGPTMIDRVIGVSKAYTTRVGEGPFPTELDGELGELLCDRGAEFGTTTGRKRRCGWFDAVIGRYAVRINGMDCMALTKLDVLDELEEIQVCVAYDIDGQRSEHFPTSSRQFARCRPIYKTLPGWQVSTTDCRTLEDLPKRALDYLKFLAELMEVPIAIVSLGASRDQTIIVEDPIHGPKRALLHPDGTPATLLSA comes from the coding sequence TTGGCTAACGTCATTGTCATAGGTGCCCAATGGGGCGATGAAGGAAAAGGTAAAATAACTGACTTACTCAGCCGTTCCGCAGATGTTGTGGTGCGTTACCAAGGGGGTGTCAATGCTGGACATACGATTGTAGTCAAAGGTCAGACCTTTAAACTGCACTTGATTCCCTCTGGTATTTTGTATCCAAATACCGATTGCATTATCGGCTGTGGAACAGTGATCGATCCACAGATTTTGATCGCAGAAATCGACCAACTAAAAGATTTAAATATTTCCACTGACCACCTGCTGATATCTGAGACAGCCCACGTAACCATGCCTTATCATCGGTTGATTGACCAGGCATCGGAAGAACGACGGGGAAGCTATAAGATCGGCACAACAGGTCGGGGCATTGGGCCGACTTATGCTGACAAATCTGAGCGTACAGGTATTCGGGTTTTAGACTTGATGAACCCGGACGGGCTACGCGAGCAGTTAGAGTGGACGATTAATTATAAAAACGTCATTTTAGAAAAGCTTTACAACTTGCCGCCTCTAGATCCACAAGAGGTGATTGAACAGTATTTGGGTTATGCAGAACGCTTGCGCCCTTATGTTATTGATACATCGTTGAAAATATACGATGCGATTCAGCGACGGCGCAATATTTTGTTTGAAGGCGCACAAGGTACGCTCCTCGATCTAGATCATGGAACTTATCCTTATGTAACCTCCTCTAACCCGGTAGCAGGTGGGGCTTGTGTTGGTGCAGGGGTAGGGCCGACAATGATTGATCGGGTAATTGGGGTGTCAAAAGCCTATACAACTCGTGTCGGAGAGGGGCCATTTCCCACTGAATTAGATGGAGAGTTGGGAGAGTTGCTGTGCGATCGCGGTGCCGAATTTGGCACAACCACCGGGCGCAAACGTCGCTGTGGCTGGTTTGATGCCGTCATTGGTCGCTATGCTGTGCGGATTAACGGCATGGATTGTATGGCGCTGACCAAACTGGATGTTCTCGATGAATTAGAGGAAATCCAAGTTTGTGTCGCTTATGACATAGATGGCCAACGCAGCGAACACTTCCCCACAAGTTCCCGTCAATTTGCGAGATGTCGCCCCATCTACAAAACCTTACCAGGATGGCAAGTGTCAACAACTGACTGCCGCACTCTAGAAGACTTGCCAAAACGGGCATTGGACTATCTCAAATTCTTAGCCGAATTGATGGAAGTTCCGATCGCGATCGTCTCACTCGGAGCCAGCCGCGATCAAACCATAATCGTAGAAGACCCCATCCACGGGCCCAAACGCGCTTTATTGCACCCTGACGGGACACCTGCTACCCTACTTAGTGCGTAA
- a CDS encoding 50S ribosomal protein L25/general stress protein Ctc — MAITVESQKRPEGSKPRALRRAGLIPANLYGHKGTESISLTIEAKTVERLLKRASVNNTLIELNIADAPWRGKTLLRELQIHPAKGTPYHLSFFAVAGHGDTTVEVRLRFVGTAVGVKQEGGVLDTVISELQVSCAPENIPDVIEIDVSNLQIGDSLSISDIAFPEGVTPLAESERLVVSVLPPQISAEDAGTETEAAS, encoded by the coding sequence ATGGCTATTACAGTCGAATCTCAAAAACGTCCAGAAGGCAGCAAGCCAAGAGCTTTGCGCCGTGCTGGATTGATACCTGCCAATTTGTATGGTCATAAGGGTACAGAGTCTATTTCTTTGACCATTGAGGCCAAAACTGTTGAGCGTTTGCTCAAAAGAGCTTCCGTCAACAACACCTTGATTGAGTTAAATATTGCTGATGCACCTTGGCGCGGTAAAACCTTACTGCGGGAACTTCAGATCCATCCAGCCAAAGGTACGCCTTATCACCTCAGCTTTTTTGCGGTTGCTGGCCACGGTGACACCACTGTAGAAGTACGTCTGCGGTTTGTGGGAACTGCTGTTGGTGTTAAACAAGAGGGTGGCGTGTTAGACACCGTAATCTCTGAATTGCAAGTGAGTTGCGCGCCAGAAAACATCCCAGATGTCATCGAAATCGATGTCTCTAATCTGCAAATTGGAGATAGCTTGAGTATTAGTGATATAGCCTTTCCTGAAGGTGTCACACCTCTAGCTGAATCGGAACGACTTGTTGTCAGTGTTTTGCCACCACAAATTAGCGCTGAAGATGCTGGCACGGAAACTGAAGCAGCTTCTTAA
- a CDS encoding AAA family ATPase yields MTEATLPALIQQMLQPEFYPHKVTEPIQLIQTHVSYVLLTGDYVYKLKKPVNFGFLDFSTLDKRQHFCQEELRLNQRGAGELYLEVLPITLVGEQYQLEGTAEAVEYALKMRQFPQESLLSTLFEEGKLNETRLDELGRVVAKYHAEAETNDYIRTFGEVANVRAAFDENYEQSEKYIGGPQTQTQFTETKQYTDKFFAERPELFASRIHNDYIRECHGDLHLRNIALWHDKILLFDCIEFNEPFRFVDVMYDVAFTVMDLEARQRKDLGNAFLNAYIEQTGDWEGLQVLPLYLSRQAYVRAKVTSFLLDDPSVPATVKEEATKTAADYYKQAWEYTKPNQGQLILMSGLSGSGKSTTARSLARQQGAIHLRSDAVRKHLGGIPLWEKGGDDLYTPEMTEKTYTRLLELGIILAKQGFSVILDAKYDKQHLRQEAIAQAIKHQLPIQIIQCTAPLEVIKERLNNRTGDIADATADLLDSQINQAEPFTEDEQPYVKIWDTTQTQQAQLK; encoded by the coding sequence ATGACAGAAGCGACTCTTCCAGCTTTAATTCAGCAAATGTTGCAGCCTGAATTTTATCCCCATAAGGTAACAGAACCTATTCAACTAATTCAAACCCACGTTTCTTATGTGCTGTTAACTGGGGATTACGTCTATAAACTGAAAAAACCTGTGAATTTTGGCTTTTTGGACTTTTCCACCTTAGATAAGCGGCAGCATTTTTGTCAGGAAGAGTTACGGTTAAATCAGCGGGGTGCTGGTGAACTTTATTTAGAAGTTTTGCCCATAACTTTGGTTGGGGAGCAATATCAGTTAGAGGGAACGGCCGAGGCTGTAGAATATGCGCTGAAGATGCGCCAGTTTCCTCAAGAGTCGCTATTAAGTACGCTTTTTGAAGAAGGTAAGTTAAATGAGACACGCCTAGATGAGTTAGGGCGGGTAGTGGCTAAGTACCATGCTGAAGCAGAGACGAATGATTATATTCGTACTTTTGGGGAAGTGGCAAATGTCCGGGCTGCCTTTGATGAGAATTATGAGCAAAGTGAGAAGTATATTGGTGGCCCCCAGACGCAGACGCAGTTTACAGAAACAAAGCAATATACAGATAAATTTTTTGCCGAACGTCCAGAATTATTTGCTAGCAGAATTCACAACGACTATATTCGTGAATGTCACGGGGATTTACACCTGAGAAATATTGCCCTGTGGCACGATAAAATTTTGTTGTTCGATTGCATTGAATTTAATGAGCCGTTCCGCTTTGTCGATGTGATGTACGATGTGGCGTTCACGGTGATGGATTTGGAAGCTCGCCAACGCAAAGATTTGGGTAATGCGTTTTTGAATGCCTATATAGAGCAAACTGGTGACTGGGAAGGCTTACAAGTGCTGCCTTTGTACTTAAGTCGTCAGGCTTACGTCCGAGCTAAGGTGACATCATTTTTGTTAGACGATCCGAGTGTACCTGCGACAGTAAAGGAAGAAGCAACAAAAACGGCTGCTGACTATTACAAACAGGCTTGGGAATACACTAAACCAAACCAGGGACAACTAATTTTGATGTCGGGGTTGTCGGGTTCTGGTAAAAGTACCACAGCAAGGTCTTTAGCCCGTCAACAGGGAGCAATTCACCTACGTTCTGATGCGGTACGGAAGCATTTAGGGGGAATTCCGTTGTGGGAAAAGGGTGGCGATGATTTGTATACGCCGGAGATGACCGAGAAAACTTACACACGGCTGTTAGAATTGGGAATTATCTTGGCTAAACAAGGTTTTTCGGTGATTTTGGATGCCAAGTATGATAAACAACATTTACGGCAAGAAGCGATCGCACAAGCTATAAAGCATCAACTTCCCATTCAGATTATCCAATGTACAGCACCGCTGGAAGTGATAAAAGAGCGTTTGAACAATCGCACTGGTGATATTGCTGATGCCACTGCCGATTTATTAGACTCACAAATCAACCAAGCTGAACCTTTCACTGAAGATGAACAACCTTATGTGAAGATTTGGGATACAACTCAAACACAACAGGCACAATTAAAATAA
- a CDS encoding YdcF family protein — MFLYLSKLLPLFFYPLGLACVSLVVALVTLWRRPRTAAIAIAFSLILLLFCSNAWIAKSLVRSLEWQNLPLAQIPNAEAIVVLGGATKSAFFPRPTVDLSEAGDRVIYAAQLYLQKKAPIIILSGGRIDWRGSGSPESADMATILTSIGIPSEAIVQEPDSLNTYQNAVNVRKILESRGIRQVLLVTSAMHIPRSLQIFRRQGINVIPAPTDFLVSEGELQELGSTPKAAILNLLPDTDNLHQFTIALKEYIGSFIYRLRGWL, encoded by the coding sequence ATGTTTTTATATCTATCTAAATTACTGCCACTATTTTTTTATCCACTAGGATTAGCGTGTGTAAGCTTGGTGGTAGCATTAGTAACGTTGTGGAGACGACCGCGGACTGCGGCGATCGCAATTGCTTTTTCCCTAATTTTATTGCTATTTTGTAGTAACGCCTGGATTGCTAAATCGTTAGTGCGATCGCTAGAATGGCAAAATCTTCCACTCGCTCAAATACCTAATGCAGAAGCGATTGTGGTTTTGGGTGGTGCAACTAAATCAGCTTTTTTCCCAAGACCTACTGTCGATTTGAGTGAAGCAGGTGATCGCGTTATCTACGCTGCACAACTCTATCTTCAGAAAAAAGCGCCTATAATCATTCTCAGCGGCGGTCGCATCGATTGGCGGGGAAGTGGTTCGCCAGAGTCGGCAGATATGGCAACAATCCTCACATCTATTGGTATTCCATCTGAGGCGATTGTTCAAGAACCTGACTCTCTCAATACTTATCAAAATGCTGTTAATGTCCGAAAAATTTTGGAGTCTCGTGGTATTCGTCAGGTATTATTAGTAACTTCGGCAATGCATATACCGCGATCGCTTCAGATTTTCCGGCGTCAAGGAATCAATGTTATTCCTGCACCAACTGACTTTTTGGTGAGTGAAGGTGAGTTGCAAGAACTCGGCAGCACTCCCAAAGCCGCTATACTAAATTTATTACCTGATACCGACAACTTACACCAATTTACTATCGCTTTAAAAGAGTATATTGGTTCTTTTATCTATCGCTTACGTGGTTGGCTTTGA
- a CDS encoding ferredoxin-thioredoxin reductase variable chain: MKVGDRVRVKESVVVYHHPEHRNQAFDIKGTEGDVIGIATQWQGRPVSANLPVVVQFSKKFKAHLRENELEVI, from the coding sequence ATGAAAGTTGGCGATCGCGTCCGCGTTAAAGAATCGGTGGTAGTGTATCATCATCCTGAACATCGGAATCAGGCTTTTGACATCAAAGGCACAGAAGGTGATGTAATCGGTATTGCCACCCAATGGCAAGGCAGACCCGTAAGCGCTAATCTGCCTGTTGTAGTCCAGTTTAGTAAAAAATTCAAAGCCCATTTACGTGAAAATGAGTTAGAAGTCATCTAA
- a CDS encoding tRNA-dihydrouridine synthase gives MQQAYKPLSSAPLHPCCLNDKSLTGHDIPRSLHPSLPLTALAPMQDVTNLWFMKVIAHYGSPDYFFTEYFRVNDTSRLNRHILASITENDTGRPVFAQMIGESIPDLVRTAKELCGYNIAGVDLNLGCPAPRIYRKNVGGGLLLLPEKVDRILGELRQAVNDRPLTVKMRVGFENTDNFYEILDIINRHSIDLLSLHGRTVKDMYHGAVKYDLIGEAVRRVHCPVLANGNIHSAKTALEVLSQTGAAGVMVGRWAIGNPWLFNQIRQALRGEAIAPIPLVEVRNYIERLWQTPTAATMPERARVGYLKMFLNYIALSVDAEGHFLRLMRQTQTEAELFNLCDRILLNDLTKTLALAPSLSV, from the coding sequence ATGCAGCAAGCCTACAAGCCCCTCTCCTCTGCTCCTCTGCACCCCTGCTGCCTTAATGATAAGTCTTTAACCGGACATGATATTCCCCGATCGCTCCATCCATCTCTACCCCTTACCGCTCTTGCGCCCATGCAGGATGTGACAAACCTCTGGTTTATGAAGGTTATTGCCCACTACGGCAGCCCTGACTACTTTTTCACTGAGTATTTCCGTGTCAATGATACTTCACGGCTTAATCGTCATATTTTGGCATCAATCACTGAAAACGACACAGGTCGCCCCGTTTTTGCTCAAATGATTGGCGAAAGCATTCCAGACTTAGTAAGAACAGCAAAGGAACTCTGCGGCTATAATATCGCTGGAGTTGACTTGAATCTGGGCTGTCCCGCACCGAGAATCTATCGCAAAAATGTTGGGGGTGGATTGCTGCTTTTACCAGAAAAAGTGGATCGGATTTTAGGAGAACTGCGGCAAGCAGTGAACGATCGCCCTTTAACCGTTAAGATGCGCGTCGGCTTTGAAAATACAGATAACTTTTATGAAATTCTAGATATAATTAATCGCCACAGCATCGATTTGCTGAGTTTGCATGGTCGCACAGTGAAAGATATGTACCACGGAGCAGTGAAATATGATTTGATTGGCGAAGCGGTAAGACGAGTCCATTGCCCAGTGCTGGCCAATGGCAACATTCACTCTGCGAAAACTGCTCTTGAAGTGCTTTCTCAAACAGGCGCGGCGGGTGTGATGGTGGGACGCTGGGCGATCGGGAATCCTTGGCTTTTTAATCAGATTCGGCAGGCTTTGCGAGGAGAGGCGATCGCACCCATTCCTTTAGTGGAGGTACGCAACTATATTGAGCGGCTATGGCAAACCCCCACAGCAGCAACGATGCCAGAGCGCGCGCGCGTCGGCTATCTCAAAATGTTCCTCAACTACATTGCCCTGAGTGTTGACGCTGAAGGTCATTTTCTGCGGCTGATGCGACAAACCCAGACCGAGGCAGAACTGTTTAACCTCTGCGATCGCATTCTCCTTAACGATCTGACAAAAACTTTAGCCCTAGCACCCTCCTTGAGCGTGTAA
- a CDS encoding ATP-binding protein, whose product MNTSPRPPTPINTPSYPREFQQVILEKSQNFVGRAFVFNAISNFLQRCDRGYFTIIGAPGSGKSAILAKYVTENPHVLYYNAQLPSKSRAEEFIATICTQIAQASQETSLHSLLQQVSDQLEPQQKFIIAIDALDAVNYNNQTPGSNLFYLPRYLPRGVYFLLTRRPYVRKQSGLLIEAPSQILDLSAYPQQNQEDVQAYIRQYVNKDEELTAQLTTKSENNFMYLSEMLPIISKEFDRLPAGLEAYYQQHQHKMIPPNSSRQERELKLSVLSVLVQVSSFVSAGSIASTINADEYDVEEVLENWREFLTLQEIDGEIHYSFYHSSFRDFLSKQVNFG is encoded by the coding sequence ATGAACACTTCACCTCGACCCCCAACGCCAATCAATACTCCCTCCTACCCAAGAGAATTTCAACAAGTCATTCTCGAAAAAAGTCAAAACTTTGTTGGTCGCGCTTTCGTCTTCAACGCAATATCTAACTTTCTCCAGCGTTGCGATCGCGGTTACTTTACCATAATTGGCGCACCCGGTAGCGGCAAAAGTGCCATCCTCGCCAAGTACGTCACCGAAAATCCCCACGTTCTCTATTACAACGCCCAATTACCAAGCAAAAGTCGCGCTGAGGAATTTATTGCTACTATCTGCACGCAAATTGCCCAGGCATCTCAAGAAACGTCTCTACATTCCCTGCTCCAGCAAGTCAGCGACCAGCTAGAACCACAGCAAAAGTTTATCATTGCTATCGATGCCTTGGATGCTGTTAACTACAACAACCAAACCCCAGGCTCAAATCTCTTTTATCTTCCCAGATATCTCCCGCGTGGCGTCTATTTCCTTCTTACCCGCCGTCCTTACGTGCGAAAACAATCCGGTTTGTTGATAGAAGCACCTTCCCAAATTCTTGACTTATCAGCATACCCACAACAAAACCAAGAGGATGTACAAGCATACATTCGACAATACGTCAATAAAGACGAAGAACTTACAGCACAACTAACCACCAAAAGCGAAAACAATTTCATGTACCTCAGCGAGATGTTACCTATTATCTCTAAGGAGTTTGATCGACTCCCCGCTGGTTTAGAGGCGTATTATCAGCAGCATCAGCACAAAATGATTCCTCCGAATTCGTCAAGGCAAGAGAGGGAATTGAAATTATCTGTGCTGAGTGTGTTAGTCCAAGTTTCATCATTTGTATCAGCAGGAAGCATTGCTAGTACAATTAATGCTGATGAATATGATGTTGAAGAAGTTCTGGAAAATTGGCGTGAGTTTTTAACACTCCAGGAAATCGATGGAGAAATCCACTACAGTTTTTATCATTCCAGCTTTCGAGATTTCTTAAGCAAGCAAGTAAATTTTGGTTAG